ATGCGGAGCGCGGTGGCGAAGTCACGGTTGTCGAGGGCGTCGCGGGCGGCGACAACGGACTCGGTGAAGACGGCATCGCGCTCGGAAGAGGAGAGCTGCCGCAGGTTCTCGACCGCGAAGAGGCGGAGGGAGTCGGCTGACGAGGGGGGGCGCGATCCCGGTACCGACGCGGCGCCGACGCCGGAGAGCAGCGGGGCGAGGAGGAAAACGGCCACGAGGAGGGCCCGGGATGCGTGCATGGACCAAAGATCGCCGCCGCAGGGGGTGGCGTCAACCAGATGGCCGGTCGCCGCGCGGGCCTGCCAGAACAGGAGTCAACCTACAGGCCCAGGAGATCGGGCAGGTTTTCCAGGGTCACGTTGCCGCCCGAAAGGACGATGCCAACCTTCCCGTCGAGGCGGGCCTTGCGCCCGAGGACCGCGGCCAGGGCCGCGGCGCCCGAGGGTTCCACCAGGAGCTTGGCGCGCTCGAGGAGGAGCCGCAGGGCCTGGCGGATCTCGTCATCGGTCACGGTCACGATCTCGTCCACGAGCCGCTGGATGATGGGAAAGGTGAGTTCCCCCGGCTCGATGGCGCGCAAGCCGTCGGCGATGGTGCGCGGCCCCGGGATGGAGAGGCGCTTCCCTGCCGCCAGAGAGCGCCGAGTGTCGTCTCCATCTTCAGGCTCCACCCCCACAAGGCGGATCTTGGGGCGCCTCCCCCGGGCCGCCACGGCGCAACCGGAGATGAGGCCGCCGCCCCCGATGGGGACGATCAAAGCGTCCAAATCGGGCACTTCCTCCAGGAACTCCAGGGCGACCGTTCCCTGGCCGGCGATGATGTCTGGATCGTCATAAGGACGCACGAGAGCGAGGCCCTCCTCGCGGGCGAGGACCTCGGCGCGCTGGTGCCGCTCGGCAGAAGTGGTGCCGTAGGGGACGAGCCGGGCGCCGTAGCCCAGGGTGGCGGCGCGCTTGCTCTCGACGATGTCCTCGGGGACCACGATGGTGGCGGGGATGCCGAGGATCGAGGCCGCTAGCGCCACGCCCTGGGCGTGATTCCCGGAGGAGTAGGAGAGGACGCCGCGCCGGCGGGCCGCCTCGGGGAGCTGGACGATCTTGTTGTACGCCCCGCGAATCTTGAAGGCGCCGCCGCGTTGGAAGTTCTCCGCCTTGAGATACAAGGTGGCTCCGGCCAGGGCGTCGAGACCGCGGCAGCGCAGCACCGGTGTGCGGTGCACCACAGGGGCGAGGCGTGTGGCGGCGCTGGTGATGTCGTCCAGGGTGATCACGAGAACATCCTAGAGAACCGCGCGCGGGGCGGGAAGTGCCGCGGGCCTGGCAGGAAGGGCGAGCGGAGCCGGCGTGAGACGGGCGGGAAGTGGCTCCGGCCGGGCTCTTTTGTCTTGCACCGGGAAGCGGACCCCGGAATACTGGGCCGGGGTCCAGACGTGGGTGGAGGTGCGGTGGTTTGACCCTCCTCGGCAACCTCTTCGGCCAGCTCTTCGGCGACTCCGCCTCCGAGTTCGAGGCGCGGGGGGATTCCTTCGCCTCCGTCAACAATTGGCGCCAGGCGCACGGGGAGTACGAGCGGGCCCTGCAGAAGACGGCGCGCAGCTCGCCTGCCTACCGCCGGCTGGAGGCGAAGCTCGAAGAGGCGCGCGGCCGCACCTATGAGGCCCTGATCGAGGACATCCATTCCCGCCTCGACATGCGTGAGTACACCTTCGCCGCCGAACAGATCGAAGCAGCCCGCGCGCTCGTCGCCAGTCCGGAGCAGAAGGACCGGCTCGCGGCCTGCGAGGAGCGCCTGCACGGCGCCGGCCGGCACGAGCCGCGCCCGCCGGCGGCGACGCTGCTGCCGCCGCAGCGTGGCGAAGCGAGCGAAGCGGGCGCGAGCGGGCGGGAGGCGCCGGGACGCGGCGTGCCGCGCCCAGCGGCTCGGGCCGAGACGGCACCGGGGGCGAGTGGAAGCAAGACGAGCGCTTCCGCTGCGGCGCGGAGCGCCGATCTCGATCGCATCCTCGACGCCGCACGACTCGCCGATCGCGATCCGAAACAGACCTTCATGCGCCTCCTCGACGGCATGCCGCTCAGGGAAAAGGAATCGCGCGCCGCGCTCGGGCCCTCGTACCAGGAGGCGGCGCTGGCGCTCGCGGCGGGAGAGGCGGAACGCGCCATCGAGCTCTTCACCCGGCTGCGGCAAGAGCGACCGGAGTCGAACATCGTCTTCTACGATCTCGGCGACGCGCTGCGCGCGGCGGAGCACTACGACCAGGCGGCGGCTCTCTACATCGAGCGCCTCGAGCGCTCCCCGCAGGAATGGCAGGCTTGGTACGACCTGTCGCAGACGCTGTGGAGCTCGGGCGATCGCGAGCAGGCTCTGCGCGTGGTGGAGGCCGGCAGCGGGCGCTGTCCGCGCAGCGGCCATCTGATGGCGCAAACGGGTGTGTTCCTCTTCAAGGCCGGGCGAGCGAAGGAGGCGCTGGAGAAGTTGTATTTGGCGCTGCAGCTCGACGAATTCGACGATCCCGGTCTGTACCACACGATCGCCAGCGGGCACCAACATCTCGGCGAGACGGAAAAAGCGCGGCGCGGCTACTTGAAGGCGCTGGAGCTCGCGCCCCAGAGTGTCGGCACGCAGCTCGACTACGCCGAGTTCCTCCTGGAAACGCAGGACGGGCGCGGCGCCCTGGCGATCCTGGAGACGGCCTTCCGCACCATGCGCGCCGGCACCACCCAAGGGGTGTACCGGGCCTACGCCTCCTACCTCTCGTCCAAGGCCCATCTGCTCCTCGGCGAGCGCGAAATGGCGCTGCTCGCCGTGAGCCGCGCCCTGGAAGACAACAACCAGAGCTGGTTGCTCCCCGCCCTCCAGTCCCAGCGGCAAGCGGTGCTCAGCGTGTGACCTTGCCTCCGGGCCTCCAGGCGTTCTACAATCGCGGCGTGAATCGACCACCGGCCGAGGACTCCCCTCAGGCACCCCGACCAGCTTACGACTACGAAGTCGCCCACTCGATCTGGGAGCTCGAGCGCAGTGCGCGCCGGGGCCGGGTGAGCGACGCCACCCGGCTGGCGCTCCTGGATGCGCACCTGGAGCAGCTACGCATGGTGGAGGCGCGGCTCGGGCTCGCCGAGGAGTCGCGCAGCTTGCTCCTGCTGCAAGACCGTCCCTCCCCGAGCGTGCTCGTCCTTCCTGGCGAGGGACAAGGTTGCGAGACCCTGCGCGCCTTCGCGAACCGCTTATACCGCGGCGGCTTCGGCGTTCTGGCGAGCTCGCTCTCCTATCGGGTCCTGGATCGGCCGGGGCAGAGCCCGTTCTACTGGCAGACCTGTCTCGACGAAGCAGAGAACCGCTACGACATGCTGCAGCACTACGC
This is a stretch of genomic DNA from Candidatus Krumholzibacteriia bacterium. It encodes these proteins:
- a CDS encoding threonine/serine dehydratase; protein product: MITLDDITSAATRLAPVVHRTPVLRCRGLDALAGATLYLKAENFQRGGAFKIRGAYNKIVQLPEAARRRGVLSYSSGNHAQGVALAASILGIPATIVVPEDIVESKRAATLGYGARLVPYGTTSAERHQRAEVLAREEGLALVRPYDDPDIIAGQGTVALEFLEEVPDLDALIVPIGGGGLISGCAVAARGRRPKIRLVGVEPEDGDDTRRSLAAGKRLSIPGPRTIADGLRAIEPGELTFPIIQRLVDEIVTVTDDEIRQALRLLLERAKLLVEPSGAAALAAVLGRKARLDGKVGIVLSGGNVTLENLPDLLGL
- a CDS encoding tetratricopeptide repeat protein, with the protein product MTLLGNLFGQLFGDSASEFEARGDSFASVNNWRQAHGEYERALQKTARSSPAYRRLEAKLEEARGRTYEALIEDIHSRLDMREYTFAAEQIEAARALVASPEQKDRLAACEERLHGAGRHEPRPPAATLLPPQRGEASEAGASGREAPGRGVPRPAARAETAPGASGSKTSASAAARSADLDRILDAARLADRDPKQTFMRLLDGMPLREKESRAALGPSYQEAALALAAGEAERAIELFTRLRQERPESNIVFYDLGDALRAAEHYDQAAALYIERLERSPQEWQAWYDLSQTLWSSGDREQALRVVEAGSGRCPRSGHLMAQTGVFLFKAGRAKEALEKLYLALQLDEFDDPGLYHTIASGHQHLGETEKARRGYLKALELAPQSVGTQLDYAEFLLETQDGRGALAILETAFRTMRAGTTQGVYRAYASYLSSKAHLLLGEREMALLAVSRALEDNNQSWLLPALQSQRQAVLSV